A region of Betta splendens chromosome 13, fBetSpl5.4, whole genome shotgun sequence DNA encodes the following proteins:
- the klc3 gene encoding kinesin light chain 3 isoform X2, translated as MLSAEEILCSTQQVIAGLEALRGENRGLLENLQEAVQSRSASDSGSVEQEKSGIITQTLRRIELGLDEAQMMIALSAHLGSLEAEKQKLRAQVRRLCQENQWLRDELAAAQQRLQDREQEVVTLEEQNRHLQFMSSIRKYDQDEPQLEDKDSSSNKESLDDLFPAEDEDQSQMSQPHHSSAAAAAQQGGYEIPARLRTLHNLVIQYASQGRYEVAVPLCKQALEDLEKSSGHTHPDVATMLNILALVYRDQNKYKEAANLLNDALAIREKTLGADHPAVAATLNNLAVLYGKRGKYKEAEPLCKRALEIREKVLGTDHPDVAKQLNNLALLCQNQGKYQEVEQYYERALHIYQSKLGPDDANVAKTKNNLASCYLKQGKYRQAEALYKEILTRAHEKEFGSVEGDGRPTWSGAEDGGSREDGLSSLRRSGSFTKLRESIRRSSEKLVRKLRGVGDDETTPRNPGMKRANSLNVLNVGARESQDGAQSSRLTDVRGLSSSTQSLTRRGSLGGTS; from the exons ATGTTGTCGGCGGAGGAGATCCTGTGCAGCACACAGCAGGTGATCGCGGGCCTGGAGGCGCTGAGAGGAGAGAACCGTGGCCTGCTGGAGAACCTGCAGGAGGCGGTGCAGAGCCGCTCGGCGTCCGACAGCGGCAGCGTGGAACAAGAGAAGAGCGGCATCATCACCCAGACGCTGCGGAGGATAGAGCTGGGGCTGGACGAGGCACAG ATGATGATCGCGTTGTCGGCTCATCTTGGTTCACTGGAGGCTGAGAAACAGAAGCTTCGAGCTCAG GTGCGTCGTCTCTGTCAGGAGAACCAGTGGCTGAGGGACGAGCTGGCGGCGgctcagcagcggctgcaggacagagagcaggaggtggtgaCTCTGGAGGAGCAGAACCGTCACCTACAATTCATGTCAAGCATTCGCAAATACGATCAGGACGAGCCACAGCTG GAAGACAAAGACTCATCTTCCAACAAGGAGTCTCTGGACGACCTGTTCCCCGCGGAGGATGAAGACCAGTCACAGA TGTCTCAGCCTCACCACAGCAGCGCcgcagctgcagcccagcagggCGGCTACGAGATTCCAGCCCGTCTCCGGACACTGCACAACCTGGTCATTCAGTACGCGTCCCAGGGCCGCTACGAGGTGGCTGTGCCGCTCTGCAAACAG GCCCTGGAAGATCTGGAGAAGTCGTCAGGCCACACTCACCCAGATGTGGCCACGATGCTGAACATACTGGCACTAGTGTACAG AGaccaaaacaaatacaaagaagCCGCCAACCTGCTGAACGACGCGTTGGCCATCAGGGAGAAAACTCTGGGAGCCGACCACCCGGCC GTGGCAGCGACGCTCAACAACCTGGCAGTGCTTTATGGGAAAAGAGGGAAATACAAGGAAGCAGAGCCGCTGTGTAAAAGAGCTCTGGAGATCAGGGAGAAG GTTCTGGGCACCGACCACCCAGATGTGGCCAAGCAGCTGAACAACCTGGCTCTGCTGTGTCAGAACCAGGGCAAGtaccaggaggtggagcagtACTACGAACGCGCCCTGCACATCTACCAGAGCAAACTGGGCCCAGACGACGCCAACGTGGCCAAAACCAAGAACAACCTG GCGTCCTGTTACCTGAAGCAGGGAAAGTACCGACAGGCTGAAGCTCTCTACAAGGAAATCCTGACCAGAGCCCACGAGAAGGAGTTTGGATCAGTGGAAG GCGACGGTCGCCCCACCTGGTCCGGTGCCGAGGACGGCGGCTCCAGGGAGGACGGACTCAGCTCGCTGAGGCGCAGCGGCTCCTTCACCAAACTCAGAGAGTCGATTCGCAGAAGCAGCGAGAAGCTGGTTCGGAAGCTTAGAGGAGTCGGCGACGACGAAACAACTCCGAGGAATCCTGG GATGAAGAGGGCAAATTCTCTGAATGTGTTGAATGTTGGAGCCAGAGAGAGTCAGGACGGCGCTCAG tCAAGCCGTTTGACCGACGTTCGTGGTCTGAGCTCCAGCACACAGAGCTTAACCAGGCGAGGTTCACTGGGTGGGACCAGCTAA
- the ckmb gene encoding creatine kinase, muscle b isoform X2 encodes MAKNCHNDYKMKFSVDEEFPDLSLHNNHMAKVLTKDIYAKLRGKSTPSGFTVDDVIQTGVDNPGHPFIMTVGCVAGDEESYEVFKELLDPVISDRHGGYKPTDKHKTDLNFENLKGGDDLDPNYVLSSRVRTGRSIKGFTLPPHNSRGERRAIEKLSIEALSSLDGEFKGKYYPLEGMTDAEQEQLIADHFLFDKPVSPLLTCAGMARDWPDGRGIWHNDNKTFLVWVNEEDHLRVISMQKGGNMKEVFRRFCVGLQKIEEIFKKHNHGFMWNEHLGYILTCPSNLGTGLRGGVHVKLPKLSTHAKFEEILTRLRLQKRGTGGVDTASVGGVFDISNADRLGSSEVYQVQLVVDGVKLMVEMEKKLEKGESIDDMIPAQK; translated from the exons ATGGCAAAGAACTGCCACAACGACTACAAGATGAAGTTCTCTGTGGACGAGGAGTTTCCTGATCTGTCCCTGCACAACAACCACATGGCCAAG GTCCTGACCAAGGACATCTACGCCAAGCTGAGGGGCAAATCCACCCCCAGCGGCTTCACCGTGGACGACGTGATCCAGACCGGCGTGGACAACCCTG GTCACCCCTTCATCATGACCGTGGGCTGCGTTGCTGGTGATGAGGAGTCCTACGAGGTCTTCAAGGAGCTGCTGGACCCCGTCATCTCTGACCGTCACGGTGGATACAAACCCACAGACAAGCACAAGACCGACCTGAACTTCGAGAACCTGAAG ggcGGCGATGACCTGGACCCCAACTACGTGCTGTCCAGCCGCGTCCGTACCGGGCGCAGCATCAAGGGATTCACCCTGCCCCCCCACAACAGCCGCGGGGAGCGCAGAGCCATCGAGAAGCTGTCCATCGAGG CTCTGTCCAGCCTGGACGGAGAGTTCAAGGGGAAGTACTACCCCCTGGAAGGCATGACCGACGccgagcaggagcagctgatcgctgaccacttcctgtttgacaagCCCGTGTCCCCCCTGCTGACCTGCGCTGGAATGGCCCGTGACTGGCCCGACGGCAGAGGCATCTG GCACAACGACAACAAGACCTTCCTGGTGTGGGTGAACGAGGAGGACCACCTGCGCGTCATCTCCATGCAGAAGGGCGGCAACATGAAGGAGGTGTTCAGACGCTTCTGCGTCGGTCTGCAGAAG ATCGAGGAGATCTTCAAGAAGCACAACCACGGCTTCATGTGGAACGAGCACCTGGGCTACATCCTCACCTGCCCCTCCAACCTGGGCACCGGCCTGCGCGGCGGCGTGCACGTCAAGCTGCCCAAGCTCAGCACGCACGCCAAGTTCGAGGAGATCCTGACGAGGCTGCGTCTGCAGAAGCGCGGCACAG GGGGCGTGGACACCGCCTCCGTGGGCGGCGTGTTCGACATCTCCAACGCCGACCGTCTGGGCTCCTCCGAGGTCTACCAGGTCCAGCTGGTGGTGGACGGTGTGAAGCTGAtggtggagatggagaagaagctggagaagggaGAGTCCATCGACGACATGATCCCCGCCCAGAAGTAA
- the klc3 gene encoding kinesin light chain 3 isoform X1, with amino-acid sequence MLSAEEILCSTQQVIAGLEALRGENRGLLENLQEAVQSRSASDSGSVEQEKSGIITQTLRRIELGLDEAQVQTQKQTAQRLVNTFTHLFSFQMMIALSAHLGSLEAEKQKLRAQVRRLCQENQWLRDELAAAQQRLQDREQEVVTLEEQNRHLQFMSSIRKYDQDEPQLEDKDSSSNKESLDDLFPAEDEDQSQMSQPHHSSAAAAAQQGGYEIPARLRTLHNLVIQYASQGRYEVAVPLCKQALEDLEKSSGHTHPDVATMLNILALVYRDQNKYKEAANLLNDALAIREKTLGADHPAVAATLNNLAVLYGKRGKYKEAEPLCKRALEIREKVLGTDHPDVAKQLNNLALLCQNQGKYQEVEQYYERALHIYQSKLGPDDANVAKTKNNLASCYLKQGKYRQAEALYKEILTRAHEKEFGSVEGDGRPTWSGAEDGGSREDGLSSLRRSGSFTKLRESIRRSSEKLVRKLRGVGDDETTPRNPGMKRANSLNVLNVGARESQDGAQSSRLTDVRGLSSSTQSLTRRGSLGGTS; translated from the exons ATGTTGTCGGCGGAGGAGATCCTGTGCAGCACACAGCAGGTGATCGCGGGCCTGGAGGCGCTGAGAGGAGAGAACCGTGGCCTGCTGGAGAACCTGCAGGAGGCGGTGCAGAGCCGCTCGGCGTCCGACAGCGGCAGCGTGGAACAAGAGAAGAGCGGCATCATCACCCAGACGCTGCGGAGGATAGAGCTGGGGCTGGACGAGGCACAGGTCCAGACCCAGAAACAAACAGCTCAGCGTTTGGTCAATACATTCACACACCTTTTCTCATTCCAGATGATGATCGCGTTGTCGGCTCATCTTGGTTCACTGGAGGCTGAGAAACAGAAGCTTCGAGCTCAG GTGCGTCGTCTCTGTCAGGAGAACCAGTGGCTGAGGGACGAGCTGGCGGCGgctcagcagcggctgcaggacagagagcaggaggtggtgaCTCTGGAGGAGCAGAACCGTCACCTACAATTCATGTCAAGCATTCGCAAATACGATCAGGACGAGCCACAGCTG GAAGACAAAGACTCATCTTCCAACAAGGAGTCTCTGGACGACCTGTTCCCCGCGGAGGATGAAGACCAGTCACAGA TGTCTCAGCCTCACCACAGCAGCGCcgcagctgcagcccagcagggCGGCTACGAGATTCCAGCCCGTCTCCGGACACTGCACAACCTGGTCATTCAGTACGCGTCCCAGGGCCGCTACGAGGTGGCTGTGCCGCTCTGCAAACAG GCCCTGGAAGATCTGGAGAAGTCGTCAGGCCACACTCACCCAGATGTGGCCACGATGCTGAACATACTGGCACTAGTGTACAG AGaccaaaacaaatacaaagaagCCGCCAACCTGCTGAACGACGCGTTGGCCATCAGGGAGAAAACTCTGGGAGCCGACCACCCGGCC GTGGCAGCGACGCTCAACAACCTGGCAGTGCTTTATGGGAAAAGAGGGAAATACAAGGAAGCAGAGCCGCTGTGTAAAAGAGCTCTGGAGATCAGGGAGAAG GTTCTGGGCACCGACCACCCAGATGTGGCCAAGCAGCTGAACAACCTGGCTCTGCTGTGTCAGAACCAGGGCAAGtaccaggaggtggagcagtACTACGAACGCGCCCTGCACATCTACCAGAGCAAACTGGGCCCAGACGACGCCAACGTGGCCAAAACCAAGAACAACCTG GCGTCCTGTTACCTGAAGCAGGGAAAGTACCGACAGGCTGAAGCTCTCTACAAGGAAATCCTGACCAGAGCCCACGAGAAGGAGTTTGGATCAGTGGAAG GCGACGGTCGCCCCACCTGGTCCGGTGCCGAGGACGGCGGCTCCAGGGAGGACGGACTCAGCTCGCTGAGGCGCAGCGGCTCCTTCACCAAACTCAGAGAGTCGATTCGCAGAAGCAGCGAGAAGCTGGTTCGGAAGCTTAGAGGAGTCGGCGACGACGAAACAACTCCGAGGAATCCTGG GATGAAGAGGGCAAATTCTCTGAATGTGTTGAATGTTGGAGCCAGAGAGAGTCAGGACGGCGCTCAG tCAAGCCGTTTGACCGACGTTCGTGGTCTGAGCTCCAGCACACAGAGCTTAACCAGGCGAGGTTCACTGGGTGGGACCAGCTAA
- the ckmb gene encoding creatine kinase, muscle b isoform X1 gives MAKNCHNDYKMKFSVDEEFPDLSLHNNHMAKVLTKDIYAKLRGKSTPSGFTVDDVIQTGVDNPGHPFIMTVGCVAGDEESYEVFKELLDPVISDRHGGYKPTDKHKTDLNFENLKVSEDSPAAYWLTNAVVMCPWLLLPQGGDDLDPNYVLSSRVRTGRSIKGFTLPPHNSRGERRAIEKLSIEALSSLDGEFKGKYYPLEGMTDAEQEQLIADHFLFDKPVSPLLTCAGMARDWPDGRGIWHNDNKTFLVWVNEEDHLRVISMQKGGNMKEVFRRFCVGLQKIEEIFKKHNHGFMWNEHLGYILTCPSNLGTGLRGGVHVKLPKLSTHAKFEEILTRLRLQKRGTGGVDTASVGGVFDISNADRLGSSEVYQVQLVVDGVKLMVEMEKKLEKGESIDDMIPAQK, from the exons ATGGCAAAGAACTGCCACAACGACTACAAGATGAAGTTCTCTGTGGACGAGGAGTTTCCTGATCTGTCCCTGCACAACAACCACATGGCCAAG GTCCTGACCAAGGACATCTACGCCAAGCTGAGGGGCAAATCCACCCCCAGCGGCTTCACCGTGGACGACGTGATCCAGACCGGCGTGGACAACCCTG GTCACCCCTTCATCATGACCGTGGGCTGCGTTGCTGGTGATGAGGAGTCCTACGAGGTCTTCAAGGAGCTGCTGGACCCCGTCATCTCTGACCGTCACGGTGGATACAAACCCACAGACAAGCACAAGACCGACCTGAACTTCGAGAACCTGAAGGTGAGCGAGGACTCGCCTGCAGCTTATTGGTTGACCAACGCAGTAGTAATGTGTCCgtggctcctcctccctcagggcGGCGATGACCTGGACCCCAACTACGTGCTGTCCAGCCGCGTCCGTACCGGGCGCAGCATCAAGGGATTCACCCTGCCCCCCCACAACAGCCGCGGGGAGCGCAGAGCCATCGAGAAGCTGTCCATCGAGG CTCTGTCCAGCCTGGACGGAGAGTTCAAGGGGAAGTACTACCCCCTGGAAGGCATGACCGACGccgagcaggagcagctgatcgctgaccacttcctgtttgacaagCCCGTGTCCCCCCTGCTGACCTGCGCTGGAATGGCCCGTGACTGGCCCGACGGCAGAGGCATCTG GCACAACGACAACAAGACCTTCCTGGTGTGGGTGAACGAGGAGGACCACCTGCGCGTCATCTCCATGCAGAAGGGCGGCAACATGAAGGAGGTGTTCAGACGCTTCTGCGTCGGTCTGCAGAAG ATCGAGGAGATCTTCAAGAAGCACAACCACGGCTTCATGTGGAACGAGCACCTGGGCTACATCCTCACCTGCCCCTCCAACCTGGGCACCGGCCTGCGCGGCGGCGTGCACGTCAAGCTGCCCAAGCTCAGCACGCACGCCAAGTTCGAGGAGATCCTGACGAGGCTGCGTCTGCAGAAGCGCGGCACAG GGGGCGTGGACACCGCCTCCGTGGGCGGCGTGTTCGACATCTCCAACGCCGACCGTCTGGGCTCCTCCGAGGTCTACCAGGTCCAGCTGGTGGTGGACGGTGTGAAGCTGAtggtggagatggagaagaagctggagaagggaGAGTCCATCGACGACATGATCCCCGCCCAGAAGTAA